In a single window of the Zea mays cultivar B73 chromosome 5, Zm-B73-REFERENCE-NAM-5.0, whole genome shotgun sequence genome:
- the LOC100281627 gene encoding uncharacterized protein LOC100281627, translating into MAEAQGKAKQMAEAPSKIESMRKWVVEHKLRAVGCLWLGGISSSIAYNWSRPNMKPSVKIIHARLHAQALTLAALVGSACVEYYDQKYGSSGPKVDKYTSQYLAHSHKD; encoded by the exons ATGGCGGAGGCCCAGGGGAAAGCAAAGCAAATGGCGGAGGCCCCGAGCAAGATCGAATCCATGAGGAAGTGGGTCGTCGAGCACAAGCTCCGAGCCGTAG GTTGCCTCTGGCTAGGTGGGATCAGCAGTTCGATCGCCTACAACTGGTCGCGGCCCAATATGAAGCCTAGCGTCAAGATCATCCACGCAAG GTTGCATGCGCAAGCTCTAACCCTCGCTGCATTAGTTGGTTCTGCATGCGTGGAGTACTATGACCAGAAGTATGGTTCTTCTGGGCCAAAGGTGGACAAATACACAAGCCAATACCTGGCCCATTCGCATAAAGATTAA